A window of Micromonospora eburnea genomic DNA:
GGAGCGGGCCGACGCGGTGCTGGTGTCGCAGGTGGTCACGCAACGCGACGCGCATCTGCACAACACCCGGGAGATGTCCGCGGCGTTCCGGGAGGCGATGCCGGCGGGGAAGCGGCCGCTGCTGATCGTCGGTGGCCCCCGCTTCGACGAGACGATGACCGACGAGTTGGGCGTGGACCGGATCTTCGGCCGCGGCACCACCCCCGGCGAGGTCGCCAGCTACCTGGTCCACGCCCTGATCACCGACAAGAAGGTAAGACGATGAGTGATTCGCGGGTCGGTCTGACCGTCACCCACCGCCGGTACGTGCCGTACTCGCACGCCCACTACGCGGGGAACCTGGTCGACGGGGCGTACGCGCTGGGTCTGTTCGGGGACGTCGCCACCGAGGTGTGCATCCGTACCGACGGCGACGAGGGGCTGTTCGCCTCGTACTCGGACGTGCAGTTCAGGGCGCCGATGAAGGCCGGGGACGTGCTTGAGGTGGTGGCCACGGTGACCCGGGTGGGCACCCGTAGCCGCACCATCGACTTCGTGGTCCGGGTGGTGTGTCGGGGCCGCCCCGACCGGGGTGAGTCGGCCGCCGAGGTGCTCGACCCGCCGATCGTGGCGGTCACCGCGACCGGCACGGTGGTCGTGCCCGCTGCGGCGTGAACGTCGCGGTCTGCGCCGACGTCGGGTCGACGTACACGAAGGCGGCGGTCGTCGACCTGGACGGCGGCCGGCTGGTCGCGGCGGCGTCGGCGCCGACCACGGTCGGCACGGATGTGCTGCGCGGGCTGGACGCGGCCGTCGGCGCCGCCACCGCCGATGCGGGGCTGGGCGGCGAGCTGCCCTGGTACGTGTGTTCGTCGGCCGGTGGCGGGTTGCGGCTGGCGGTGATCGGCTACGAGCCGCTGGTGACCGCGCAGGCGGGCCGGCGGGTCGGGTTGTCGGCCGGGGCGAACGTGGTGCACGTGGCGGCCGGGCGGCTCGGCGCGGCGGAGCTGGCGGCGTTGCGTGCCGCCCGCCCCGACGTGGTGCTGCTGGTCGGTGGCACCGACGGCGGTGACGCGGAGGTGTTGACGCACAACGCGACGCGGCTGGCGAAGGCCCGCTGGCGGGTGCCGGTGGTGCTCGCCGGCAACGGCGACGTCCGCGACGACCTGTACGCGCTGCTCGCCGCCGCGAAGGTGCCGGTCACCGCCGCGGACAACGTGCTGCCCCGCATCGGGGTGTTGGCGCCGGCCGCGGCGCGGGCGGCGATCCGGGAGGTGTTCCTGCGCCACGTCATCGGGGGCAAGAAGCTGTCCCGGGGTGACCGGTTCGCCCGGCTGGTGCGGGCGGCGACCCCGGACGCGGTGCTCACCGGGGTGGAGGTGCTCGCCGACTCCCTCGGCGGGGATCTGGTCGTGGTCGACGTGGGTGGCGCCACCACCGACGTGTACTCGGTGCTCACCCCGGACGAGCGGGACAGCGGGCCGGGTCGGGAGGTCGCCGGCACGCTGTGGCGGGCCCGCACGGTCGAGGGGGATCTGGGCATGCGGTGGAGCGCCCCGGGGGTGGTCCGTGCCGCCGCTGAGGAGCGTCTCCTGGCCGCCGGGGAGTCCGACGGGTTGGCCGCCGCGGCGGCGGCGCGGGCGGCCGATCCGGGGTTCCTGCCGGCCGGTGACGCGGACCGGGCCGTCGACCGGCGGATTGCCGCCTTGGCGGCGACGGTGGCGTTGCGCCGGCACGCCCGGGGTGCGGCCACGGGGGAACGGGCCGGCCGGGACCTGCGTGACGTGAAGCTGATGGTGGGCTCGGGTGGGGTGTTGCGGCACGCGCCCGCCGGCGACGCGGCCGGGGTGCTCGCCGCGGTGCTCGGTGACCACGCCGGCGGGTGGCCGCTGCCCCGGGCCGCGCGCGCGGTCGTCGACGTCGACTATGTCCTCGCGGCCGGTGGGCTGCTCGCCGCCGACCATCCGCGGGCGGCGGTGCGGCTGCTGCACCGTCACCTCGGCGTGGACTGACGCGCCGCCCCGCGCGGCCGGGTGGCGCGTCTCGATCGCTCGGAGCGGATCGAGACGCGCCGACGCGACACGCCGTGGCGCAACACACGACAGGCCGGGGTGGGTTGACAGCGGCGGGGGTGCACACCGTACCGTCTTTGAGTCCTACCACGGGAAGCGGCTGTTGTTCGCTTCGTCCCTTCGTCCGCTGGCCGAGCGACCCGATGCGGTTGCGGCGGCCAGGTCCAGCGGGCGGGGGTCGGCGGGGCGGCGCGAACCGGCCGCGGTTACCGGTGTACGGGCAGGATGGAAGGCACGGCCAGTAGACAACGGCCAGGCGGGGGCAGCCAGTCCACGTCGGGTCGGTCCGAAGGTCGGCGTCGGTCATTCCCGCCCCACCGGCCGGGAAGGGCCTGGGAGCATCGGGGCGCGGCGCGAGCCGCGCCCCGATTTGTTTTCCGGCGCGGTTGTGCCGCGGCTCGGGCCGGTCACAGGTGGCGGCGGCGCCACTCGGACTGCTCATGCTCGGCGGCGATCTGCTCGCTGAGCGCCACCTGCCGCACCTGTCGGCGCAGCGGTTCATCGCTACGCAGCCCGGCCAGCACCAGCGCGACGCACACCCCGGCGAGCACCGCCAGGCCGGCGATCGCCGGGAGCCGGCCGGCGGGCAGCAGCACGACGATGAGCGCCACCACAGCCACGGCCTGCGCCGGCCGCAGCCGGTGGCTGGCCCGCACCGCCAACGCCAGCAGGCCCACGATGTAGATGATCACGCCGGTGAACAGCACCCGGTAGTCCAGCCCGAGCGCCCGCACCCGCCACGGGTCACCGTGCGGTTCGGCGATCACGGCCAGGTAGCGCTTCAGGCCGAGGGCGAACAGGATGATCCCGGCGAGCAACGGCAGGTGCAGGTACGCGTAGACGTCGCGGGCGTAGGCCGCCCGCTGCTCGGGGTCGCGGGTGCGGTGCAGTCGCTGCTCGAGAGCGGGCGCCAGGGTGTCGAAGTACATCCACCACAGCGCCGCGATGACGGTGACGCCGAGCAGCGACGCCACGATCACCGACCAGGTGGGCGGCGGGCCGGTGACCGGCTTCGGTCCCAGCCCCAGCGAGATGATCGACTCGCCGAGCGCGATGAGCAGGATCAGCGCGTACCGTTCCGCCCAGTGGGCGGCGGAGACCACGGCCAGGCCGACCTTGCGGATCTGGCCGCCGGCGGTGAACTCGATGCCCACGGCGACCCCCCACAGCGCCACCCCCAGCCACGTCGGACCGGTGTCCGGCTCGCGGGGCAGCGCCCCGGCGATCAGGATCAGCGTGACGCTGGCCAGCAGCGGCAGGCCGAGCCGCAGCGCTGAGCTGAACTGCCGCGCCGGGAGGCCCGAGGCGTCGCCGCAGGTCAGCAGTACCAGCACCTGCACCGCCCGGATGATCAGGTAGCAGATGGCGAAGACGAGCGGGCCGGGCACCCCGCCGGGACGGTTCGCGAACGCCTCCGGCAGGGTCAGGTTGAGCACGAACAGGGCGGCCAGCGTCACCGCGCCGATCAGCGGCATCACCCCCTGGTCGGTGCGCACCAGGTTGCCCAGCGCGGCGAAGGACACCCAGCACCACCACAGCAGCGCCAGCACCACCACCCCGGCCAGCAGCGCACGTATGCTCAGGTTCTCCGCCAGCAGGGTGGTGACGTTGAGGAACGCGAGCACGAACACCAGGTCGTAGAACAACTCCAGGCGGGTGGCCCGGGACCCCGGCGCGGAGGGCAGGATCCGATTCCGCCAGCGGCCGGTGCTCATGCTGCCGAGTGTGGCAGCCCTCGTAGGTGCGGCGGTGCGAAGTCGCGGAACCGGGCCGGGGACCTCAGCGGCGGATGAGGCCGAGGTTGGCGGCGGTGGCGACGGCGGCGGTGCGGGAGTCGACGCCGAGTTTGGCGTAGATGCGGGCCAGATGCGACTTGACGGTGCCTTCGGTGAGGTGCAGCCGCTGGGCGACGGCCCGGTTGGACAGCCCGTCGGCGACCAGCACGAGCACGTCGGTCTCCCGCCGGGTCAGGGCGGTGACGGGGGCGCGTAGGCGGCTCATGAGCCGGTCGGCCACGGCCGGGGCCAGTGTCGTACGTCCCTGCGCCGCCGTGCGCACGGCGGCGGCCAGTTCCTCGGGCGGGGCGTCCTTGAGCAGGTAGCCGGTGGCGCCGGCTTCGATGGCCGGCAGGGTGTCGGCGTCGGAGTCGTAGGTGGTGACGATCAGCACCCGGGGAGCGCCGGGACGCGCGGTGATGACGGCGGTGGCCTCGGCGCCGTTCATTCCCCGCCCGAACTGCAGATCCATCAGCACGACGTCGATGTCACCGGCGGTGGCGCGGGTGACGGCCTCCTCCGCGGTGGCGGCCTCGGCCACCACGAGCAGCCCGGGTTCGGTTTCCAGCACGGCCCGCAGCCCGGCCCGCACCACCGGATGGTCGTCGGCCACCAGCAGGCGGATGTCGGGGCCGGTCACCGGTTCACCCCCGGCTCGGCGCCGGGCACGGGCGCGGTGACGGGCAGCCGGGCGGTCACGGTGGTGCCCTGCCCGGCGGCGGAGGCCACGTCGAGGGTGCCGCCGAGGGCGTGCACGCGGGCGCGCATGGCGGCCAGGCCGAAACCGGCGGCGCCCGGGTCGAAGCCGACGCCGTTGTCGGCGATCCGCACCGCCACCTGGCCGCCGGCGTGGTCGAGGGTGACCTCGGCGGTGCTGGCCTGCGCGTGGCGGACCGTGTTGGCCAGGGCGGACTGGGCGATGCGCAGCAGGGCGACCTCGTGTGCGGTCGGCAGCGGCACCGGGTCGCCGGTGAGGTGGAAACGCGCGGCGAGCCGGTGCCGGGCCGACGTGGTGGCGCACAGCCGCTGCAGGGCACCGGCCAGGGTGGTGTTCTGCAGGGCCGGTGGGGTGAGGGCGGTGACGAAGCGGCGGGCCTCGGCAAGGTTGTCCACGGCCGCCTGGCGCGCCTGCTCCACGTAGCGGGCGGCGTTGCCGGACCCGTCGGGCAGCGCCCGTTCGGCGGCGCGCAGCAGCAACTGGATGCTGGACAGGCCCTGGGCGAGGGTGTCGTGGATCTCCCGGGCCAGGCGTTCGCGTTCGGCCAGCATTCCGGCGGTGTGCTGGGCGGCGGCCAGGTCCGCGCGGGTGGTGGTGAGTTCCTCGATCAGCCGGCGCCGCTGCTCGCTCTCCTGGTACAGGACCTCGTACCCCCACACCACGGCCACCGCCACGGCCGCACCCAACGCCGGACCGACCGCGGTGGCCAGGGCGAACGAGCCCCGGTGGGCGGCGAAGGCGAGGATGGCCGCGAGCGCGGTCGCGGCCACCGCCACCGGGCCGGTCCGGCGTGGCAGCAGGTGCAGCTGCAGGAAGTAGAGCGGGAAGGCGAGCCACACCGCGTCGGCGGACAGGACCAGCAGCAGCACCCACAGCGCGCCCACGGCGGCCAGCCACCAGGCGGCGGCACGGTGGCTGGCCCGGGCGCGGGGCAGCAGCCCACCGGCCGCGTAGACCAGCGCCAGCAGCACCGCCGCGACGACCACACCGGACGCGTGCGGCGCGGCGGTGGCCACGGCCCGGCCGGCGGTCAGGGCGAGGAGGCCGGCGACCAGCAGGTGCAGGCACCAGGCCAGGGCGCGGGCGCCGGGAGTGGAGGTGGTGGCGGTGGTGTTCACGGTTCTTCCAGCGTAGGCGCGGTGGGACGGGACGTCCTCTGCCAAAAGATGTAACCCGGCCGCCACGATTCGACCCGGGAAGTGCCGTCCTCGGCCAGATGCCGCCACCACACCCGCACGGCGACGCTGGGCAGGTACCGCTTCCGTGGAGAAAGGGCCCGCCGTGTTCGTCGCCTGGAGAGACCTGAAGTTCGCCAGAGGGCGGTTCGCCCTGATGGGCACCGTTGTCGCGCTGATCAGCGCCCTGGTCGGGCTGCTGTCCGGGCTCACCGCCGGGCTGGGCCGCGAGAACGTCTCCGCGATCACCGACCTGCCCGCGGACCGGATCGTCTTCAACGCGCCCGCCCCCGGGCAGGACCTGTCGTACGCCGACTCCACCGTCACGGAGAGGCAGTGGCGGCGGTGGGCCGAGGTGCCCGGGGTGACCCGGGCCGAGCCGTTGGGAATCACGGTCACCAGGGCCACCGCGGGTGAGGCCGGTGTCGGTGTGGCCGCCTTCGGTGTGCTACCCGGATCCGCGCTGGCCCCGGACGGCGCCAGGATCGACGACCGGTCGGCGGTGCTGTCCACCTCCGCCGCCGACGACCTCGACGTGCGGGCCGGCGACAGCGTCACCCTGGCCGGGCGGACGCTGTCCGTCGCCGCCGTGAGCGGCGACGCCTCCTACAGCCACACCCCGGTGATCTGGGTCAGCCTCGACACGTGGCGGCAGGCGGCGCCGCCGTCCGGGGCGGCCGACGGGCCGACGGCCACCGTGGTCGCCCTTGCCACCACCCCGGGCGTCGACGTCGAGGCCGCCGACGCGGCCGCCGGCACCAGAACCGTCGCCACCGGCGACTCGCTGTCCGCGATCGGCTCGTACACCTCGGAGAACGGTTCGCTGCAGTTGATGCGCGGCTTCCTGTTCGCCATCGCCGCCCTGGTCATCGGCGCGTTCTTCAGCGTGTGGACCATCCAGCGCGGTACCGACGTCGCCGTGCTGAAGGCGCTGGGCGCCTCCACCGCGAACCTGCTGCGCGACGCGCTCGGCCAGGCCGTCGTCCTGCTGGTCGCGGGCACCCTCGTCGGCACCGGCGTCGCCGCCGCCCTCGGCGTCGCCGTCACCGCCTCGGCCGTGCCGTTCCTGCTCACCCCCGCCACGGTCGGCGTGCCCGCCGCCGTGATCGTCGTCCTCGGCGCGCTCGGGGCCGCCCTGGCCGTGCGCCGCATCACCTCCGTCGACCCGCTGACCGCCCTGGGGAGCGCCCGATGAGCCTCAACCTGACCGACATCACCCTCACCTATCCCGACGGGGCGGGCCGGCTGACCGCCCTCGACCACGTCACCCTCGAGGTGCCCCGGGGCAGCCTCACCGCCGTCGTCGGCCCCTCCGGCTCCGGCAAGTCCAGCCTCCTCGCGGTCGCCGCGACCCTCATCACCCCCGACGCCGGTACCGTCACCATCGACGGTGCCGCCACCACCGGCCTGACCCGGGCGGAACTGGCCGACCTGCGTCGCCGCCGCATCGGCATCGTCTTCCAGCAGCCGAACCTGCTGCCCTCGCTCACCGCCGTGGAGCAGCTTCAGGTCATGGCCCAGATCAACCGGCGGTCCCCGGCCCGGGCCCGGCCCAAGGCGATGGAACTGCTCGACGCGGTCGGCCTCGCCGGCGAGGCCGACCGGCGTCCCCACCAGCTCTCCGGCGGTCAGCGTCAGCGCGTCAACATCGCCCGCGCCCTGATGAACGAGCCCACCGTGCTGCTCGTCGACGAACCCACCAGCGCCCTCGACCACGACCGTGGCGCCGCCGTCATCGACCTGATCGTCCGCCTCACCCACCAGCAGGCCGCCGCCACCGTCCTGGTCACCCACGACCGCACCCACCTCGCCGCCGTCGACCGGATCGTCGAGGTACGCGACGGCCGGCTGCGCGTGCCGGCGGCACGCTGACCGGCCGAGGGGACGACGCGGGGCTCCGAACCGTGCACACCGGCGGCGGGGGCGCCGCCCGGCCGGGTAGCCTTCGGCGCGTGATCGTGGTGAGGTGCCGGTGACGACGCTCGACCGGGAAGAGGTGCGTGCCACCGACGGGGCACGTGACGGGGTGGGAGCGCGGCCGCTGCCGCTGTGGGTGGCCGTGCCGCTGGCCGTCGCGGCCGGGCTGGCGCTGCTGGCCGCGTTTCCCCCGTACGGGAGGTGGCCGCTCGCCCCGGTCGGGGTGGCGTTGCTGGCCGCGGCGGTCCACCGGCGGCGGCTGCGGGCCGGCGCCGGGCTGGGTTTCCTCACCGGGGTGGCGCTGTTCGCGCCGCTGCTGGAGTGGACCAACCTGCACACCGGCGCCCTGCCGTGGATCCTGCTGTCCCTGCTGCAGGCCGGGTATCTCGCGCTGCTCGGTGCCGCCGCCGCCTGGGTGTCGCCGCTGGTGGACCGGTGGCGGTGGACGTGGCCGGTGCTCACCGGGGTGCTGTGGGTGGGGCAGGAGGCGCTGCGCGCCCGCACCCCGTTCGGCGGGTTCCCGTGGGGGCGGCTGGCGTTCAGCCAGGACACCTCCCCGCTGCTGCGGCTGGCCGCGCTCGGCGGCGCCCCGCTGGTCACCTGCGCGGTCGCGGTGGCCGGCGGCGTCGTGGTCGCCGCCGCCTGGCGGGACTGGCGCCGACCCGCGGGGCACTGGCGGCCGGTGGCAGGGGCTGGCGCCGCGCTGGCCGCCCTGCTCGCCGCCGGGGGCGCCGTCCCGGTGGGCGTACGCGGCGGCGGGGACACCGTCACCGTCGCCATCGTGCAGGGCAACGTGCCCCGCCTCGGGCTGGACTTCAACGCCCAACGGGAGGCCGTGCTCGACAACCACGTCAACGCCACCCTGAAACTGGCCGAGCAGGTCACCGCCGGCGCGCAACGCCGCCCCGACCTGGTGGTGTGGCCGGAGAACTCCAGCGACATCGACCCGCTGCGCAACCCGGACGCCGGATACCGGATCTCCCAGGCCACCGAGGCGATCGGCGTGCCCATCCTGGTCGGCGCGGTGCTGCTCGGCCCCGACGCCGGGCAGGTCCGCAACGCCGGCCTGCTGTGGCGGCCCGGCGGCGGCGTCGACCTCGACCAGTCGTACGTCAAGCGGCACCCGGTGCCGTTCGCCGAGTACGTGCCGCTGCGCAAGATCGCCCGGATGGTCAGCGCCGAGGTCGACCGGGTCCGCGCCGACTTCGTCCCCGGCACCGAGCCCGGGGTGATCGACGCCGGGGCGGTCACCGTCGGCGACGTGATCTGCTTCGAGGTCGCCTACGACGATCTCGTCCGGGACACCGTGACCGGCGGCGGGCAGCTGCTGGTGGTGCAGACCAACAACGCCACCTTCGACGTGGCGGAGGCCCGCCAGCAGCTGGCCATGGTGCGGCTGCGCGCCGTCGAGCACGGCCGGGCGGCGCTGATGGCCTCCACGGTCGGGGTGTCCGGGTTCGTTACCCCCGACGGGCGGGTAGACGGGTCCACCGGGTTCAACACCGCGGCGGTGGTGGTCCGGCAGATGCAGCTCGGGGACGGGCGTACCCCGGCCACCCGGTTGGGGGTGTGGCCGGAGATGGCCCTCGCGGCGCTCGCCGTCGCGGCCCTGGCCGGCGCGGCGGTGCTGCGTCGCCGCCGGGGAGGCGACGCCCCCGGGTAGGACGAGCGCCGGTACGCCGGCGGGGAGGCGGTACGACGGTGCGTGTGGCAGCCGAGCGGCGGACATCCGGGCATCCCGGGGTGGGACGGGTGCTCGTGGTCATCCCCACCTACAACGAGGCCGACAACGTCCGCCGGACCGTCGCGGGGGTCCGCGAGGCCGCGCCAGCGGTGGACGTCCTGGTCGCCGACGACAACAGCCCCGACGGCACCGGCGCGATCGCCGACGCGCTGGCCCGTTCCGACCCGCATGTGCACGTGCTGCACCGGCAGGGCAAGGAGGGCCTCGGCGCGGCCTATCTGGCCGGTTTCGCGTGGGCCCGGGAGCGCGGCTACGACGCCGTGGTGGAGATGGACGCCGACGGCTCGCACGCCCCGCAGGACCTGCCGGCGTTGCTGGCCGCCGCCCGGGACGCGGACGTGGTGATCGGGTCGCGGTGGACCCGTGGCGCGCGGGTGCTGAACTGGCCGCTGCGGAGGCTGCTGCTATCGCGCTGCGGCAACCTGTACGCGCGGCTGGCGCT
This region includes:
- a CDS encoding ABC transporter ATP-binding protein, translated to MSLNLTDITLTYPDGAGRLTALDHVTLEVPRGSLTAVVGPSGSGKSSLLAVAATLITPDAGTVTIDGAATTGLTRAELADLRRRRIGIVFQQPNLLPSLTAVEQLQVMAQINRRSPARARPKAMELLDAVGLAGEADRRPHQLSGGQRQRVNIARALMNEPTVLLVDEPTSALDHDRGAAVIDLIVRLTHQQAAATVLVTHDRTHLAAVDRIVEVRDGRLRVPAAR
- a CDS encoding sensor histidine kinase; this encodes MNTTATTSTPGARALAWCLHLLVAGLLALTAGRAVATAAPHASGVVVAAVLLALVYAAGGLLPRARASHRAAAWWLAAVGALWVLLLVLSADAVWLAFPLYFLQLHLLPRRTGPVAVAATALAAILAFAAHRGSFALATAVGPALGAAVAVAVVWGYEVLYQESEQRRRLIEELTTTRADLAAAQHTAGMLAERERLAREIHDTLAQGLSSIQLLLRAAERALPDGSGNAARYVEQARQAAVDNLAEARRFVTALTPPALQNTTLAGALQRLCATTSARHRLAARFHLTGDPVPLPTAHEVALLRIAQSALANTVRHAQASTAEVTLDHAGGQVAVRIADNGVGFDPGAAGFGLAAMRARVHALGGTLDVASAAGQGTTVTARLPVTAPVPGAEPGVNR
- a CDS encoding hotdog domain-containing protein gives rise to the protein MSDSRVGLTVTHRRYVPYSHAHYAGNLVDGAYALGLFGDVATEVCIRTDGDEGLFASYSDVQFRAPMKAGDVLEVVATVTRVGTRSRTIDFVVRVVCRGRPDRGESAAEVLDPPIVAVTATGTVVVPAAA
- a CDS encoding low temperature requirement protein A, coding for MSTGRWRNRILPSAPGSRATRLELFYDLVFVLAFLNVTTLLAENLSIRALLAGVVVLALLWWCWVSFAALGNLVRTDQGVMPLIGAVTLAALFVLNLTLPEAFANRPGGVPGPLVFAICYLIIRAVQVLVLLTCGDASGLPARQFSSALRLGLPLLASVTLILIAGALPREPDTGPTWLGVALWGVAVGIEFTAGGQIRKVGLAVVSAAHWAERYALILLIALGESIISLGLGPKPVTGPPPTWSVIVASLLGVTVIAALWWMYFDTLAPALEQRLHRTRDPEQRAAYARDVYAYLHLPLLAGIILFALGLKRYLAVIAEPHGDPWRVRALGLDYRVLFTGVIIYIVGLLALAVRASHRLRPAQAVAVVALIVVLLPAGRLPAIAGLAVLAGVCVALVLAGLRSDEPLRRQVRQVALSEQIAAEHEQSEWRRRHL
- a CDS encoding glutamate mutase L encodes the protein MNVAVCADVGSTYTKAAVVDLDGGRLVAAASAPTTVGTDVLRGLDAAVGAATADAGLGGELPWYVCSSAGGGLRLAVIGYEPLVTAQAGRRVGLSAGANVVHVAAGRLGAAELAALRAARPDVVLLVGGTDGGDAEVLTHNATRLAKARWRVPVVLAGNGDVRDDLYALLAAAKVPVTAADNVLPRIGVLAPAAARAAIREVFLRHVIGGKKLSRGDRFARLVRAATPDAVLTGVEVLADSLGGDLVVVDVGGATTDVYSVLTPDERDSGPGREVAGTLWRARTVEGDLGMRWSAPGVVRAAAEERLLAAGESDGLAAAAAARAADPGFLPAGDADRAVDRRIAALAATVALRRHARGAATGERAGRDLRDVKLMVGSGGVLRHAPAGDAAGVLAAVLGDHAGGWPLPRAARAVVDVDYVLAAGGLLAADHPRAAVRLLHRHLGVD
- the lnt gene encoding apolipoprotein N-acyltransferase, giving the protein MRATDGARDGVGARPLPLWVAVPLAVAAGLALLAAFPPYGRWPLAPVGVALLAAAVHRRRLRAGAGLGFLTGVALFAPLLEWTNLHTGALPWILLSLLQAGYLALLGAAAAWVSPLVDRWRWTWPVLTGVLWVGQEALRARTPFGGFPWGRLAFSQDTSPLLRLAALGGAPLVTCAVAVAGGVVVAAAWRDWRRPAGHWRPVAGAGAALAALLAAGGAVPVGVRGGGDTVTVAIVQGNVPRLGLDFNAQREAVLDNHVNATLKLAEQVTAGAQRRPDLVVWPENSSDIDPLRNPDAGYRISQATEAIGVPILVGAVLLGPDAGQVRNAGLLWRPGGGVDLDQSYVKRHPVPFAEYVPLRKIARMVSAEVDRVRADFVPGTEPGVIDAGAVTVGDVICFEVAYDDLVRDTVTGGGQLLVVQTNNATFDVAEARQQLAMVRLRAVEHGRAALMASTVGVSGFVTPDGRVDGSTGFNTAAVVVRQMQLGDGRTPATRLGVWPEMALAALAVAALAGAAVLRRRRGGDAPG
- a CDS encoding polyprenol monophosphomannose synthase encodes the protein MRVAAERRTSGHPGVGRVLVVIPTYNEADNVRRTVAGVREAAPAVDVLVADDNSPDGTGAIADALARSDPHVHVLHRQGKEGLGAAYLAGFAWARERGYDAVVEMDADGSHAPQDLPALLAAARDADVVIGSRWTRGARVLNWPLRRLLLSRCGNLYARLALGMPVSDATGGYRVYRSTALDAIDLDSVRSQGYAFQVELSRLAHRAGVRIVEVPITFAEREHGDSKMSPLIVAEALWRITSWGLRDRAAAGRGRPDELARWP
- a CDS encoding response regulator, which gives rise to MTGPDIRLLVADDHPVVRAGLRAVLETEPGLLVVAEAATAEEAVTRATAGDIDVVLMDLQFGRGMNGAEATAVITARPGAPRVLIVTTYDSDADTLPAIEAGATGYLLKDAPPEELAAAVRTAAQGRTTLAPAVADRLMSRLRAPVTALTRRETDVLVLVADGLSNRAVAQRLHLTEGTVKSHLARIYAKLGVDSRTAAVATAANLGLIRR
- a CDS encoding ABC transporter permease — encoded protein: MGTVVALISALVGLLSGLTAGLGRENVSAITDLPADRIVFNAPAPGQDLSYADSTVTERQWRRWAEVPGVTRAEPLGITVTRATAGEAGVGVAAFGVLPGSALAPDGARIDDRSAVLSTSAADDLDVRAGDSVTLAGRTLSVAAVSGDASYSHTPVIWVSLDTWRQAAPPSGAADGPTATVVALATTPGVDVEAADAAAGTRTVATGDSLSAIGSYTSENGSLQLMRGFLFAIAALVIGAFFSVWTIQRGTDVAVLKALGASTANLLRDALGQAVVLLVAGTLVGTGVAAALGVAVTASAVPFLLTPATVGVPAAVIVVLGALGAALAVRRITSVDPLTALGSAR